The following DNA comes from Anopheles arabiensis isolate DONGOLA chromosome 3, AaraD3, whole genome shotgun sequence.
TTGAAGCGTGATTCATTCCGTTGTATTACGACCCAAATTCGTAAACTCCCGAACGTAAACAACTACGATCGATCGCGATAATTGACACTCTGTGTCTGAGGGTGCACTCCAATTACACTACATGTGCACACTAGCGACTTCTGTGGCGACTCCGGGCCTTGGAGCGGGACGGATGGGGCTGAACGCGATTCAACCGCGGCAGGGCAGTACGGAAAGTGCGGGAAGCGGAGACTCGGACagtgggggaggagggggaggcACATTTGGATCGCCGGTGTCGACagctgcggcggcggccgccgccctCCAGTGGTACTATCTGGCGAATCTGGACGCACATTCGAGCGAGTCTTTGCAGGTAAGATGGCCGCCGTTGAAGTAGAAGATACATTCCAAAGTGTGAAGATCTCAACAAGTGTTTCTTGAGTTCTGTAATTGGAGGTGTGGTTAGCATATGTTCATTGGAATTGTTTAATGGAACGAGATCTATAGACCTTGGCTGGCTAATTTCTTCATCAAATGTTAGAATATTTTAATGATCAACTGATCCCGGATCTTGTATTCTCGATCGTACACTATTCAGAATTTCAATTACAATACAGATCACTGACACTATTATCTTGCGTTTTTGATGATTCTGATCATCTGACATTGATGATCTACAACTAATCTTTTTGTGAGAGATTAAACATGATCCTCACCTTTTATTGTTAGGACGACAAATACCTTAACATCTTATGAAAAACGTTCCGTTGTCTGTCATTCTTCCAGAGCTCGAAACTGTTCTCGCCACCTTACTGGACCGGGCCCGAATCGTTCGCACCGTCGACACTGTCCAGCGATGCGTACGCCCAAGATCGTCGGGACGAGTGTGACTCACCGCTGCTTGCCGAAGAGCTGGCCGAACTATGCGACCAGACCAGACTCGAGCTAGGGCTGCTCGAGATAACTTCCAGAGCGCGCCCAACCCATCTGGAAGTGGAGCATCATGCTGGATATGGTCGAGCGTTTCTCACCGGGGCGGTTAAAGGATTCGCTGGCTATGGAAGAAGTGTCTCACCGACGACGTTAGTGCATCAACATCAtccccaccatcatcatcatcaacatcatcatcaccatcacaatCACCATCATAAtgcaaagcagcagcatcacgagTTGCCATTGACAAAACCCCAGCAAGCCTTGCATCTTCATGCACCACTGCCGCTGACGAGTAACCACTATCATCAACCCACGTACGGAGGACATCAGCCGCTGCCACTGCACGCCGGAGGTATGGAGCAGCAACACTTGCAGAACGCGAACCTGAAGTATAGCAAAGTGCCGCCGGCCAACTATCTTTGCCATCTGTGCTTCAAGAAGGGTCACTACATTCGAGACTGTCCTCAGGTGAGTGTGGGGTGGAGAGGTGACAGAATGGGAAGTTATGCTTATCTTCCTTTTAATGTCCTCTAGGCTCGCCCGAAAGCGGAAGGCAAAACACCGTACCAGGGCAAGAAGCGCTGCTTCGGCGAGTACAAGTGTCCGAAGTGCAAGCGAAAGTGGATGTCGGGCAATTCGTGGGCCAACCATGGTCAGGAGTGCATCAAGTGCCACATCAATGTCTATCCACACAAACAGGTACGACTAGAGGAGATTAATGTAATTCGATTTCAAATCTCATTGGTGACTTCTTCTTTCTCATTCAGCGCCCGCTGGAGAAACCGGACGGACTGGATGTGTCGGATCAATCGAAAGTTCATCCGCAGAtgctgtgcgaaaagtgcaaGACGTTGGGTTACTACTGTCGAAGAATCCAGTAGCCGTGAAGGCGTGCGTAATGACCCCAATCTATAGCAGAAAGTCACGTTGAAATACCAATTACCACTTAAAATAGTTGCAAATAGTTTTACAAGTTTCATACGCCACATCACATCGAGAGAGAGTGTCAACATaacaatgaaaagaaaacgaattcCAAAATCTGTATATAAAGGAGCTGGACGACCTCGGCAGAAGCTCCACAGAAATCCACTCGAAATGCCAAAATCTTGTTTGAAATTCTCTCGGCCCTGTTGGAAGAGTAGAGAAGATTTAGAGCAAagtttgtattattttattgtgaCAAACACCGAAAGGCCACTACTACTGGTTGctgttaaaaacaaaatgcgaatcattcaaaatttatcgaacacaacaagagaaaggaaaagaataaTGTATACAATTGGCATGAATTGTTACGAGGCAAAGAGTTTGCCACCAATAAACCAAACACGAACGAAAAGCGTTTGCTTTCAATAAAGAAATCGAAATCAAGTAAATTATCAATGGTTCATACAGATAGTGCCGAAAGAATATTCAAAGTCCAAGCATAGCATTTGTGTGGCTTATAATAGACGATACGAGCGTAATTATAAGCCCACGCGCTTAATTATTCGATATCCCAATATCCCTAACCAGATCGCGTCAGTGTAGACGCATCTATTGTACGAATGGATGCGTTGTAAGCTCGTCTCGTATGTGACGTTTGCTTCCCGAATGCCCGAACCTTCCCCAACACCCATCCTTAGCGCAGTCTACGCGCCATTACACAGGAGTACAGCAgatcaacacaacacacagttACACAGCAGCGTTGCTGCGCTTAAAATGTTGCGGAACCTTATCGAACAAAGTCGGTTCCTCCGTGTGAAGTAATGGCTGAAAATCAATCCACAAAAAAGGAGGACCCTTACTGGCGGCGGCTAGTACTGAGATGGGTAAATTGCATGGTGATAAACTGCACTTACACCAATGCCATTTTGTTCCTTCGTCTTTCTAATACTACTCTATTTTCGCCTTACGGAAGGTAAAGTGTGCAGAGCTGAACCCTGGTCAGGATTGCATTGCGTTGGCTCGGTGCTACGACACCTTCCGCAGCAAAGTCAAGCGATCGTACGAGCTGCGGGAAGGCACTGTCATTGAATTTCTACGTGAAAAGTTTCCAAACTTTGAGCTGAAGCTGAACAGGGACAATGAGATCCCCGACAGTGACTCTGTTTACGTGTTTTCGCTGATGCTTTACTTTTCCTGCGTAGCACACTCCATTCCGTACTTCCAAAACATTGGTCTTGCATTTGAGGAACCATTCCAGCACAGCATAAAAGCATTTCTGAACTCCTTCGTTCCAGAGaatgaaaggaaaatcatcatcaaccgATCGTTTCTGGATAAAGCGTTTCTGAACGCGAAACGATCGGTGAATGTTTTACGCGATCAAAGCTCCTGTGGCAACATAATGAACATCCACAGCCAAAGCAAGGGAGACAAACTGGCACTAAGTAAGCCGTGCGGTGGTAACCAAGAGACCGTCGAGAGAAACCCATCCCCAACCAAAGCGAACGGGCGGACGGCACTGGAATGGAAGGTGAAGAATCTAAGCAACCAGCTGGACGCTACCCGGGTGGAAAACAGTAACCAGGAAAAGCAAATCGAACAGCTGCTGCGCAATGTGCAGGAGCTGCAGCGGGACAGGAAGCGCGCCCAGGCCAAAATCGCCGCACTGCAGCAGAAGGAACAACCGTGCAAGTGTGCGACCAGCACGGCGGAACACGCGCATCGCATCAACCGCGTGACGGAACAGCTGCAGAAGCAGCTCGAATCGAAGAGCAACTGCATCGAGCTGCTGCAGGACGAGATCGCCAAGTCGAAGGACTCGGCCAGCAAGGAGCTGGAGCGCTGCAAGGCAGTGAAAAAACAGTGCGCCTCGCTGAAGGAAGACAACCAGCTGCTGCACATGACGGTGGAAGCGCTGCAGGAGGAGCTGGCGCTAAAGGACGGCATCAACCAGAACCTGACGGAAGCGGTGGCCGATTTGCGGCGTTTCATTCGTGAAAACCGTATCCACGGTGCTGCTGGCGGGATGGATTCCTTCGAGAGTTCGTGTGAATTTTCCGAAAAATCCTTCCGGCTCGCCACACCGGACGAGAGTGTGTGTAGCGATTCGCAGAATCTCGCCGCAACGGTGGTCGATATCAAGCTGAAAGAGAAAGAGCTCGAAAATCAGGAACTCCAGAAGAAGGTACAGGAGTTGGAGGATACGTTGAAACAACTATATAAAGCACAGGCCGACAAACAGGTCCAGGAGGGGATAGTAAATGAGCAGCTCGCGGAACTTCGTAAATCGTTGACAGAGGCGGAGACATCCCGCTCGACACTCGCCGACAGTCTCGAGCGGGAAAAGGCCCGAACGGAGGAGCTAACCCGTCAGACGGAAGAGTGGAAAGGCCAGCAAAAGCGTGGAGCGGCGGAGCTGGAACGACTGAGCGCGCTGTACGAAAAGAAGCAGTGTCAGTACGAGCAGAGTCAGCACGACTGTGATAAGCTGTGGGTGAAGCTGTACAAGGCTCGTTCGTTGCTGgaggaaaacgaaaaacagtgGACTCAGGAACGGACGAGTCTGGGGAAGCTGTTCGAAGATTCGATGCATGTGTTGGAGGTGAAGCTTCACAAGGCGAAGGTTGAGTGTCAGGGCCAAACGGAAGAGATTGCAGATCGTATGGTGAGTGTCTGGAGTATAGAATAAGGAACAATATGATTTCTATGAATTATAtgcattttttgcttctttagaAAAAGCAGCAAGAAGAAATTACAGCAAAATTAGAATCAGACAAGGACGGACTGCGGTTGAAACTTGAGGACTATCAAAAACATGTAAGTTGCTTTGTAGCtcaaattaaatataaaaatacactAAACTAAAGTCAAACTATCCCTTATTTCCAGATTGAAGAATTGGAAACACAATGCACTACGTTGGAAAAGGACCTGAAAGAGAGTTTGAAGGAGAATCAATTGATGCAGAACGAACTAAAAACGGCAAAGGAAGTGTCCAGTGCTCGAAAATCGACGATTGCGCAATCTACTCAAACCAACATGGGTAAGCATTTTGATACAGTTTATGTGCTTTAATTCATTTACACACTATCACTTTGATTCCTTAGGTACCAAACTCAACTTCAATAGTGACAAACTGTTTAATAACATTGAGCCGGAAAAGAATACCAATAAACGCTCTGTACCTTCTGAACCTGTGGCGCTCGTTTCCGATGTTTCTAAGTCACAAGACACAAGCGGGGTAAGAATACAACACTAGTGTCTAGATTATTTACTAATATGTCTCCATTGGTCCGGTTCTACATTAGAAATGCACCACCAAAGCAACAAGACGCGCACAACAGCCGGTAAATGACTCTACCAAGAAGATCTCGGGACGTGTTGGAGGTCGTAAAGACCATCAGCGCAAGGTTTTGTTCGATTCCAATAGGAATCTCGTGAACAGTCCTCCGTGTCAACAGGATACAGTTGGAGTAAAGAATGAAACTATCCAACGGATGAGTTCCAATCAGGAATCCTTGTCAAAACCGATCGTGATGCCCCAAAGGCGATCAGTCGATAAGCTGGAGCTGGTTCGTGCAATAGCACCCATCAACACTACACCAAAACCAACACTAACAACTAttagcacaacaaccacaacttTGACCACGGCCAGTACGGCTGATCCTGCGACTTCACCCGTCGTTAGGGACTACCGGTTCAGCCAGCCGTATGGCAACAATCGGTACAACATTCTGCGCATGCAGGTGCAAAGCCGCACCAAACGGCGCCAGCTGTGTGATCAGACGCGACGACTAAGCGCCAAAGGTAGATCTAATTCCCTTTCGACGTCGATCGGTTCACCCGGTGCCGTACTGTCACCTCTCAGGGATTTCAGTAACGACCCAGAGGGCTGCAATGATATGACGCTGTATCTCTGCTTTACCAACGAACCGGACTATGACGATCGGCAGGAAGAGCGTGCACGATCGTCCAACACATCACTGTTTCTCATACTGATCGCTTACGTTGGCATGCTGGCACagatatttttcttcttcggtgGGCTTGCCATCCGGTCGAAACGGTTGAAGAGCGGTCGGACTTAACGATAGAGTGATAGTgtagttatttatttagttttactATTATAACCCTTTAAGTAGGACAGCTCCAGATTGATTTAACAccttttttatactttctGTACGTTAACATTCATTTAGGTGCAAGATGTGTAACTGATATTCATAAGATAAGAtgttcatttgaaataaactGCCGCTTTTAAGTAAAACCTTTGTATCAtcaaatcgatcgatcaaaataacacactttttgaattaaaattaagaTATTTATTTAGTACAATTACGACAACATCAAATACTTCTCGGCACATCAAATACAGCTCATCATCGGCCGAAAAACCTTCGGAATATGCTAACGTTGTAAGATGATCCGGTGTAGGggggaaaagagaaaaagataaaCAGTTTATCAAGGAAGTTTCTTTCCAGTAGGATACACATTAAACAATCCATCACTATGATATGCATGTGAGATGCACACTGTATCTTTATGGATAAGTTTTAGTAGCTTCAGTTCCGTGCATAATACGTTAATCAACAGATGGGGTTCGTCCTGGATGCTGATTGATGGAAAACCGGACACATGATCATCGTCCTATTTCGCTTTCCATACTTGTAATACTTGATAGTTCCATGAGCCACACGTACAAAACAAATGGCATAGGTTACACGTTTTCTCGTTGGAATGGTTTAATGGGAGAGTGTTAGATTTGCCTTTCGTTATCACACGCTTCGAGGAGGCGCGATACACGTTGAGACACAAATTCAACGTGCCACAGCGTTCGAATGACTATCGAAGTGCGGTTAAACATTGAACAGAGACAAGGGTTGACGGTTGGTGAAATGATGGTTCAACGTCTACGGTCCACGAGGGTACGTGTGTGAATGTGCTAAAATgggggagaaaaagagaattattatttaatttattcaacaaatttaatcatttaatGTCTTTAAACACTCACTATTAACTTACCTCACCCGAAGACTCCAACGAAGAATGCTAACAGTGTGGCAATAATGCCGGTATTGATGGAGTATGCTACCAGCGCACCGTTTCCATTGTCTTCCGGTTGTTCCGCAGCATCCACTACAACAAAGCAAGTGGTATTGTTCATTAAATTTCACATTTAAAAAGCTCACCGGAAGCACACCGAACTAATGAGGGACCCAAATGAAAGTGAAGGTAACACTTACAGACACATGTTCGAAGACGATGAGTTTTGCGTGCTGTTTTTGTGGGAagaattttgaacatcacatCGTACGTGCGTAACGAAACCGATAGAAGTTGCAATAGAAGAAGTGCAcggaacaaacacacacacacacacacacatgatggACGGAAGTTACTTTCGCCGAtggaacacacaaacagatggGATGTTTCGTTTTCGGTGCTTCAACGTGGGTCACTGGGAATTAATTTGCCAATTTAgccaattttttttacaattcttCACTAGCTTCTTGCAATTGTGTCTCGTTTTTATTTGATAGCAGTACtaccactacacacacactacattGCAACTGATTTGTTTTCATCAAACCTTGAAACCTTTTTTGGGCAAGTAACAATTCAACCGCCATTGTAGTTTGCTTTGTGCTGAGTTCTAAGGAaggattgattatttttaaatcaaaaaaaCGGTTGTCTCTTCCCGTTCGTTGTGGTACCGCCGTTTGGCCTTTCTGTTAAAATTGGACCGTTTTTCTCTGTCGTAACTATCACATTCGGCTTCTAAAATACTCTACACTCTATATGCTGGCGGTTTTCGTTAGTTGCTGTCCCCTTTACGAAGCGTTCACACACTGAAAGGACCTCTGCATAATTACACTCTGCTCTGCTttactgttctgttttttgcATGCTACTCTGGCACTCACGCTTACATGTGTTTtaagtttttaaataaaattcatgTGCACCCTTTCACACACTCGCCGTGTTCGCATTCAAACTCAggaaattataacaaaaaaggagccaaaataacaaaaagtgTCTCGATTAACAAGTCGCTGTACTGAGCTTGTAATTGTTGTCAAATAAATAGGGTATAGACGGCTTGtcgtttcaatttgtttcggGAAACACACAACCAACCGTCCTGAGCGTAAGTGAACAGACGACGCCCGGGCGGTCTGTGGCctgttttttgcctttttgctgctgctttgtacTATCCCTTAAAACTAGCATTTAACCACAAACCGATCGTCGTTTGTCTGGTAGTATTAATAGAAACATAAACATGGAAATCAATGACAAaacggacaaaaaaaaaaacaaacataaagaaATGCGAGTGTCGATGAGTCGAATGAATCGTTACTCCATTCTCTCGAATGTGCCGAAATTGTGTGTCATAGCAGCATTCCTTTCGCGATGTGTGCTGGCGACAATCTGGTCATTTGTTTTTACCAATATTCAATGATAAATGAATGCTTTTGAGCGCGCTTTTGCcgcaagacacacacacacactgtagaTGGGAACTATTGGACACACACAACGGCACATTAATGGTTGAAAATCGGAGGGAAGTGAGTTAGAAAGAATGGTAGCATGAGATGCGTTCCTCCTCCGGTAACTCCCGCGTTCACTCGATCGCACCTGTCGTCAGTCTGTCGGCGTACTTGTTCATCAGATCCATTGCGGCACCGTTGGTCCAGCCGAAGCCGGTCTGGACTTCGTACTCACCACCACTGCCATGTCCACCGAGCTCTTGCGCATCGTACTGTCAAAAGGGAAACGGACACAGTTAGTAAAGAGATGCTTCACTGATGGACAAATCGTTCCACTACACCACACAGCTACCTTTTCGAACATGGAATGCGTATTGTTGTAGGTTAGGTAGTTCCCCCGGACCCAGCGCTGGGCCCAGCTGAAGGCCAGCTCCTTCGCTTCCGCATTCTCCAGCGAATCGAGCCCCATTACGAGCATGTGCTGCATCGGGGCCCACACGTTCGGGAAGTCCCACTGCTCGTTGGTGTTTTGCAGCGTGTTCGGCACACCGCCCGGATAGCGGTCGAGCTGCAGCCGGTCGATGTACGCCAGGATGCGCTTCGGCAGCTCCTTGTCCTCCCGATCGTAGCAGCCGACCCAGAGCGGCGACAGGTTGGTCGGCGTGAAGTACTTGCGCAGCTTCTTGTTGATCAGATCGTAATCGAACCACGCCCCTTCCTGCTCGTCCCACAGCACCGCATTGATCGCTTTCTTCAGCTCGTCCGCCTTGGCCAGGTACTCTTCCTTCTTCGCGATCGAGCCAATGTCGTTCCGGTAGCCGTAGAACTCGGCAATGATCAGCGCGTTCCAATACAGGATCGCGTTCAGCTCGACCGCCACGATCGAGCGGCACTTCAGGTCGGTCAGGTTGCCCGCGTTCGTGCCGTCCTTGATGAACCAGCGGCTGGAAAAGTCCATCCCACTTTCGGCGGCCGCCTTCAGCTCGCAGTAGTAGTCCTGCTTGTCCTCCTCCCGCTGGAAGATGGCCGCACTCAGCACGTCCTCGCGGTACGATTCGGGGCGCGGCCCGCTCGACTTGTAGCCGTACGTCGCCAGCTGGTGGTTGTTCACCTCCGTCACGTAGTTGTTCATGAAGAACTGGAACTCGCGCTCGAGCGTTTCCACGCTGTCCATCGCGAACTTGGTGTCGTTGGTGGCGTCGACGTACGACTTGACCATGCCGCACAGCAGCGGCGGCTGCGAGCGCATGCTGTAGTAGATGCGGCCCCCGTTCGGGATGAACCCGTACCGCTGGATGATCGACAGGAAGTTCTCCAGCATGCCCTTGGTGGTGCTGTACATCtcggacagcagcagcccctTGACGATCCAGTACGAGTCC
Coding sequences within:
- the LOC120899654 gene encoding myosin-1B-like isoform X2 is translated as MAENQSTKKEDPYWRRLVLRWCAELNPGQDCIALARCYDTFRSKVKRSYELREGTVIEFLREKFPNFELKLNRDNEIPDSDSVYVFSLMLYFSCVAHSIPYFQNIGLAFEEPFQHSIKAFLNSFVPENERKIIINRSFLDKAFLNAKRSVNVLRDQSSCGNIMNIHSQSKGDKLALSKPCGGNQETVERNPSPTKANGRTALEWKVKNLSNQLDATRVENSNQEKQIEQLLRNVQELQRDRKRAQAKIAALQQKEQPCKCATSTAEHAHRINRVTEQLQKQLESKSNCIELLQDEIAKSKDSASKELERCKAVKKQCASLKEDNQLLHMTVEALQEELALKDGINQNLTEAVADLRRFIRENRIHGAAGGMDSFESSCEFSEKSFRLATPDESVCSDSQNLAATVVDIKLKEKELENQELQKKVQELEDTLKQLYKAQADKQVQEGIVNEQLAELRKSLTEAETSRSTLADSLEREKARTEELTRQTEEWKGQQKRGAAELERLSALYEKKQCQYEQSQHDCDKLWVKLYKARSLLEENEKQWTQERTSLGKLFEDSMHVLEVKLHKAKVECQGQTEEIADRMKKQQEEITAKLESDKDGLRLKLEDYQKHIEELETQCTTLEKDLKESLKENQLMQNELKTAKEVSSARKSTIAQSTQTNMGTKLNFNSDKLFNNIEPEKNTNKRSVPSEPVALVSDVSKSQDTSGKCTTKATRRAQQPVNDSTKKISGRVGGRKDHQRKVLFDSNRNLVNSPPCQQDTVGVKNETIQRMSSNQESLSKPIVMPQRRSVDKLELVRAIAPINTTPKPTLTTISTTTTTLTTASTADPATSPVVRDYRFSQPYGNNRYNILRMQVQSRTKRRQLCDQTRRLSAKGRSNSLSTSIGSPGAVLSPLRDFSNDPEGCNDMTLYLCFTNEPDYDDRQEERARSSNTSLFLILIAYVGMLAQIFFFFGGLAIRSKRLKSGRT
- the LOC120899654 gene encoding myosin-1B-like isoform X1; this translates as MAENQSTKKEDPYWRRLVLRWVKCAELNPGQDCIALARCYDTFRSKVKRSYELREGTVIEFLREKFPNFELKLNRDNEIPDSDSVYVFSLMLYFSCVAHSIPYFQNIGLAFEEPFQHSIKAFLNSFVPENERKIIINRSFLDKAFLNAKRSVNVLRDQSSCGNIMNIHSQSKGDKLALSKPCGGNQETVERNPSPTKANGRTALEWKVKNLSNQLDATRVENSNQEKQIEQLLRNVQELQRDRKRAQAKIAALQQKEQPCKCATSTAEHAHRINRVTEQLQKQLESKSNCIELLQDEIAKSKDSASKELERCKAVKKQCASLKEDNQLLHMTVEALQEELALKDGINQNLTEAVADLRRFIRENRIHGAAGGMDSFESSCEFSEKSFRLATPDESVCSDSQNLAATVVDIKLKEKELENQELQKKVQELEDTLKQLYKAQADKQVQEGIVNEQLAELRKSLTEAETSRSTLADSLEREKARTEELTRQTEEWKGQQKRGAAELERLSALYEKKQCQYEQSQHDCDKLWVKLYKARSLLEENEKQWTQERTSLGKLFEDSMHVLEVKLHKAKVECQGQTEEIADRMKKQQEEITAKLESDKDGLRLKLEDYQKHIEELETQCTTLEKDLKESLKENQLMQNELKTAKEVSSARKSTIAQSTQTNMGTKLNFNSDKLFNNIEPEKNTNKRSVPSEPVALVSDVSKSQDTSGKCTTKATRRAQQPVNDSTKKISGRVGGRKDHQRKVLFDSNRNLVNSPPCQQDTVGVKNETIQRMSSNQESLSKPIVMPQRRSVDKLELVRAIAPINTTPKPTLTTISTTTTTLTTASTADPATSPVVRDYRFSQPYGNNRYNILRMQVQSRTKRRQLCDQTRRLSAKGRSNSLSTSIGSPGAVLSPLRDFSNDPEGCNDMTLYLCFTNEPDYDDRQEERARSSNTSLFLILIAYVGMLAQIFFFFGGLAIRSKRLKSGRT
- the LOC120899663 gene encoding uncharacterized protein LOC120899663 translates to MCTLATSVATPGLGAGRMGLNAIQPRQGSTESAGSGDSDSGGGGGGTFGSPVSTAAAAAAALQWYYLANLDAHSSESLQSSKLFSPPYWTGPESFAPSTLSSDAYAQDRRDECDSPLLAEELAELCDQTRLELGLLEITSRARPTHLEVEHHAGYGRAFLTGAVKGFAGYGRSVSPTTLVHQHHPHHHHHQHHHHHHNHHHNAKQQHHELPLTKPQQALHLHAPLPLTSNHYHQPTYGGHQPLPLHAGGMEQQHLQNANLKYSKVPPANYLCHLCFKKGHYIRDCPQARPKAEGKTPYQGKKRCFGEYKCPKCKRKWMSGNSWANHGQECIKCHINVYPHKQRPLEKPDGLDVSDQSKVHPQMLCEKCKTLGYYCRRIQ